Proteins from one Archocentrus centrarchus isolate MPI-CPG fArcCen1 chromosome 8, fArcCen1, whole genome shotgun sequence genomic window:
- the LOC115785189 gene encoding LOW QUALITY PROTEIN: nucleolar transcription factor 1-like (The sequence of the model RefSeq protein was modified relative to this genomic sequence to represent the inferred CDS: inserted 2 bases in 2 codons; deleted 2 bases in 2 codons; substituted 3 bases at 3 genomic stop codons) gives MDRFCWAQDDLLKLLEAMKVALPPKDLTKYKTSESHLDWQKVAFNSYTAEMCKQKWQEVSKEIRKFRTLTELIFDAQDYIKNPYKGKKIKKHPDFPKKPLTPYFRFFMEKRAKYAKLHPEMSNLDLTKILSKKYRELPDKRRLKKYVDDFLRDKEVFVQSMMKFREEHPDLVESMTKKGSNVPEKPKTPQQLWYNHEKKAFLKLHPDATTKDIKDNLSKQWTQLPDKKRLKWIGKSLEQQKQYEETMREYIQQHPELNMTQEDIVKSTLTKAERHLKDKSDGRPDKPPPNGYSMFCAELMSSMKDVPSTERMVMCSQRWKLLKQHEKDAYQKRCEQVTXXSXKKKEYEIEMNRFLSSISEEEQQRXLGEDKVGFKKGGGANSPASKKKSSKAKRNPKRPISAMFIFAEEKRPKLQQERPDLSDSELTRLLARMWNELPDKKKEKYKRLETVLKAESEKKEKEDRSRLPDPPKTAQDIWQQSVIGDYLARFKCVLCRNDRPKAQKQWKEPGAPWEKKEKIMWIKKAAEDQKRYEREVSEMRSPAAAIASGKKMKFEGEPKKPPSNGYQKFSXEMLSNGELNHLPMKERMAEIGSRWQRLPLKEKDRYKKIAEEKQRQYKVQLEQWLASLSSQERNTYKEYNSQKRRSTAKPGGPKAKSKKSDTEEDDDDDDDDDEQEKASSEGDSSSEEDDDDEDDEDKEAEDDDEDDEDGDEADDKENKSEDSSSESNSQGSSDSDSD, from the exons ATGGATAGATTC TGTTGGGCGCAGGATGACCTTTTAAAACTGCTGGAGGCCATGAAAGTGGCCCTTCCACCGAAAGACCtgactaaatacaaaacatcaGAGTCCCACCTCGACTGGCAGAAAGTTGCCTTCAATTCCTACACAGCAGAGATGTGCAAGCAGAAATGGCAGGAGGTCTCTAAAGAG ATTCGTAAATTCAGGACCCTGACAGAATTGATATTTGATGCTCAAGACTACATAAAGAACCCCTACAAGGGCAAGAAAATAAAG AAACACCCAGATTTCCCCAAGAAGCCTTTGACTCCATACTTCCGTTTCTTTATGGAGAAGAGAGCCAAGTACGCAAAGCTGCATCCTGAGATGAGCAACCTAGACCTTACTAAAATCCTCTCCAAGAAGTACAGGGAGCTGCCTGATAAAAGAAGGTTA AAAAAATATGTTGACGACTTCTTAAGAGACAAGGAAGTATTTGTGCAAAGCATGATGAAATTCAG GGAAGAACATCCAGACCTGGTGGAGAGCATGACCAAGAAAGGATCAAATGTACCAGAGAAGCCCAAGACACCCCAGCAGTTGTGGTACAACCATGAGAAGAAGGCCTTCCTCAAGCTGCACCCTGAT GCAACCACCAAAGACATTAAAGATAATCTTAGCAAACAGTGGACACAGCTTCCCGACAAAAAGAGGCTCAAATGGATCGGCAAGTCCCTGGAACAGCAGAAGCAGTATGAG GAGACAATGCGGGAATACATCCAACAGCACCCAGAGTTAAACATGACCCAGGAGGACATTGTTAAGTCCACCCTGACTAAGGCAGAGCGACACCTGAAGGACAAATCTGACGGCCGACCTGACAAACCGCCTCC AAACGGTTACTCGATGTTCTGTGCGGAGCTCATGTCGAGCATGAAGGACGTTCCCAGCACAGAGCGCATGGTGATGTGTAGCCAG CGATGGAAGCTGCTGAAGCAGCACGAGAAGGACGCCTACCAAAAACGCTGCGAGCAGGTGACTTGATAATCATGAA aaaaaaaagagtatgaAATTGAGATGAACAGATTTCTCAGT AGTATATCGGAGGAAGAGCAGCAGC GTCTTGGTGAGGATAAGGTCGGTTTTAAGAAGGGTGGCGGAGCCAATAGTCCCGCGTCTAAAAAGAAAAGCTCTAAAGCAAAG AGAAACCCAAAAAGACCCATTTCAGCCATGTTCATATTTGCTGAGGAGAAACGTCCCAAACTGCAGCAGGAGCGGCCAGACCTTTCTGACAGTGAGCTCACAAGACTCCTTGCACGCATGTGGAATGAGCTGCCGGATAAGAAGAAG GAGAAATATAAACGCTTAGAAACAGTACTGAAGGCCGAGTCcgagaagaaggaaaaggaggaTCGCAGTCGTCTTCCAGATCCGCCCAAAACTGCACAAGACATCTGGCAGCAGAGTGTTATAGGAGACTACCTGGCCAGATTTAAG TGTGTGCTTTGCAGAAACGACCGGCCAAAGGCACAGAAGCAATGGAAGGAACCTGGAGCACCAtgggagaaaaaagagaaaattatgTGGAtcaaaaaagcagcagag gaccAGAAAAGATACGAG AGGGAAGTGAGTGAGATGCGCTCACCTGCTGCTGCCATTGCCTCAGGGAAGAAAATGAAGTTTGAGGGTGAACCCAAGAAACCACCGTC AAATGGATATCAGAAATTCT CAGAGATGCTGTCCAACGGAGAGCTGAATCACCTCCCGATGAAAGAGCGGATGGCTGAGATCGGCAGCCGCTGGCAGAGGTTACCACTGAAGGAAAAGGACCGCTACAAGAAGATTGCTGAGGAGAAGCAGAGGCAGTACAAAGTCCAGCTGGAACAGTGGCTCGCT AGTTTATCTTCACAAGAGAGAAACACTTACAAAGAATACAATTCACAA AAAAGAAGAAGTACAGCAAAACCAGGAGGCCCCAAAGCAAAGTCCAAGAAATCT GATACGGAGGAGgacgatgatgacgatgatgatgatgatgagcaggAGAAGGCTTCCTCCGAGGGTGACTCTTCCAGTGAGGAGGATGACGACGACGAGGACGATGAAGAT aaggaggccgaggacgaCGATGAAGACGACGAAGATGGCGATGAGGCAGACGACAAGGAGAACAAGTCGGAGGACAGCAGCAGTGAGTCGAACTCGCAGGGGTCATCAGACTCTGATTCAGACTGA
- the LOC115784163 gene encoding ataxin-7-like protein 3, producing the protein MKMEDMPLSGLDNTRLEALAHDIYSELVEDACLGLCFEVHRAVKQGYFFLDETDQESMKEFEIVDQPGVDIFGQVYNQWKNKECECPNCKRLIAASRFAPHLEKCLGMGRNSSRIANRRLASSNNMSKSESDQEDNDDLNDNDWSYGAEKKAKKRKSEKSQNSPRRSKSLKHKNGELGSSVGAESYKYNYNTGISYETLGPDEVRSLLTTQCGVISEHTKNVDVYATLCPTRSQRCPQHTDEQRRAVRVFLLGPSAPALPDADAVVETDSFDIPEGQTLMSRLQWEDSPDISPTDSASSKASTNHSDSRKPKKKKKPSLGLNSGGGGSGSLAGGGSSSSQSNISISTKKKRPKLSAPSLSSIYDDLN; encoded by the exons atgaaaatggAGGATATGCCCCTCTCAGGCCTAGACAACACCAGGCTGGAG GCCTTGGCCCATGACATCTATTCTGAGCTGGTGGAAGATGCCTGTTTGGGCCTGTGTTTTGAGGTGCATCGTGCTGTGAAACAGGGCTATTTCTTCTTGGATGAAACAGACCAAGAGAGCATGAAGGAGTTTG AAATTGTGGATCAGCCAGGAGTGGACATATTTGGGCAGGTGTACAATCAGTGGAAGAACAAAGAGTGCGAGTGTCCCAACTGTAAAAGATTAATAGCTGCTTCTCGCTTTGCTCCGCATTTGGAGAAATGTCTCGGCATGGGACGCAACAGCAGCCGCATCGCCAACCGCAG GCTAGCCAGCAGTAATAACATGAGCAAATCAGAGAGCGATCAGGAAGACAATGATGATCTTAATGACAATGACTGGTCATATggggcagaaaaaaaag CCAAGAAGAGAAAGTCAGAGaag aGTCAGAATTCCCCAAGAAGATCCAAATCTCTGAAACATAAAAACG GTGAGCTTGGGAGTAGCGTCGGTGCCGAGTCTTACAAG TATAACTATAATACTGGCATCAGTTATGAAACCTTAGGCCCTGATGAAGTCAGGTCCCTTCTTACAACG CAATGTGGGGTGATCTCTGAGCACACCAAGAATGT GGATGTATATGCCACCTTGTGTCCCACCAGGTCTCAGCGATGTCCCCAACACACGGACGAGCAGAGGAGGGCCGTCAGGGTGTTCCTCCTGGGGCCGTCCGC GCCGGCGCTGCCCGATGCGGATGCTGTGGTGGAGACTGACAGCTTTGACATTCCAGAAGGACAGACTTTAATGAGCCGCCTGCAGTGGGAGGACTCCCCTgacatttcacccactgactcTGCCTCGTCTAAAGCCA GCACCAACCATTCAGATTCTAGGAAGcccaagaaaaagaagaagccatCTCTTGGTTTGaacagtggaggaggaggaagtggaagTCTGGCTGGaggtggcagcagcagctctcagagTAATATCAGTATATCGACCAAAAAAAAGAGGCCCAAACTCTCAGCACCTTCTCTTTCGAGCATCTATGATGACTTAAACTAG